One Skermanella sp. TT6 genomic window, CTTCATCCCCTCCGGCGTGTTCACGAAGACGGCGTAATGGATGTCGGGATCCGCCGCGCGCTTCAGCAGGGCGTCGTCCAGGAAGGTGCCGGCCTCCATCGATCCGACGGGGTTGCCGTCCGAGTCGAGGACCGGCACCACGCCGCGGATCGCCAGGCCGAACACGCCGCCTTCCAGCCCGCGCAACGGCTTGCGGGATCGGTTGACCTCCACCAGCATCGGGCGGATCGCGGTCAGGTCGTCTCCCCACTTCTCGATCTGGTTGACGCGCAGCAGGGACCTGACGTCGGCCGTATGGACATGCATCTGGCTGATGCCCGTGGCGGCGCGGTTCGCTTCGAACGGCTGCTTCAGCAGCGCCACCAAGCCGTCGCGGTCGCGGTCGCGGACGAGGCGTACCGTGTCGGTCATCCGGGCCAGGTAGGAGACAAGGATCTCGCTCTCCTCCGCCCGATAATCCAGGGTGGAGACGAAGGCGCGGTACGCGTTTTCCAGCCTTTCGCCGTCATCCGCGTCGATCATGCGGTCGAGGCGGAGGAAGGTGGCGGCGGTCAGCGCCGCCGCGACGAAAGCGGCGATGCACATGGCAAGGCCGAGCACTCGTGAACCGATCGATCCCATCATCGCCATGTCTCGCGCAAATTGGTGCCCGGCAGGCACCATGCCTGAAATACGCGGCGATATGGCGGCCTGCGACAATTCTTCGCTGAACCGGCACGCCGGCGGTCCCCTTCGTCTTGGACACCGCATGCGCCGCCTGATGAACGATCGGGGAGATCTCCCGGATGTCGGATGAAACGACGGTCACGGCACGGGACGCGCTCTGCATGTTGGCCGACATGCACTGGGTGACAAAGCTCTGCTCCTCGACCGCGGAAGCCCTGACGGTCACGTATTCGCGGACCGTCGCGATGGCTTCGCGAACCGTGTCGAGCGCCGCGACGACCTCGCCCGAGATGGACTGGATGCCGCCGATCTCGTTCGAGATCTGTTCGGTCGCGGAAGATTCACGCGCGGCGCCTCTTCCGCGACGGTCCTGGCAACCCGGCGGCGCTTCCCTATCTTGGTGACGCAGGCGCTGGCATACCCGGAAAACAGGACGCTCCCCTTGACACTCCGGCCGAATTCACTCCTGAAGGCCTACGGCGTCGTCCGGTCGGCGCTGATCTACCGCGCCAACCCCCTGCGGCGGCGGCGGTCCAGGGCGTTCTACGGCCGTTTTCTCGGTCCCGGCGATCTTGCCTTCGACATCGGGGCGCATCTGGGCGACCGGGTGCGGGCGTGGCGCGACCTGGGTGCCCGGGTCGTGGCGGTCGAGCCCCAGCCTCATCTGGCCACGGTGCTAGGCCGCCTCCACGGCCGCGACCCTTCGGTGACGCTGGTCCGCGCCGCGCTGGGCGCCGCGCCGGGCAGCGCCGAGCTGCTGATCAACCGGCGCAATCCCACGCTGTCCACCCTGTCGGCGGACTGGGCCGCCGAGGTGGCGGCGTCGCCGCGCTTCCCCGGCGAGCGCTGGGAGGAGCGGGTCACCGTGGAGGTGACGACCCTGGACGCGCTGATCGGACTCCATGGCGTGCCGCGGTTCTGCAAGATCGACGTGGAGGGCTTCGAGCGGGCGGTGCTCGACGGGCTGTCCCGGCCGGTCGAGTGCCTGTCGTTCGAGTTCATTCCCGAAACGCCGGATCGTGCGCTCTCCTGCCTGGAGCGGCTGGCGGACCTGGGGACGCACCGGTACAACGTCGCGCTCGGCGAGGAGCGGCGCCTGCTGTTCGCGGACTGGGTCGACCAGGCGGGGATCGCCCGGTGGCTGGAAAGCCGCCGCCCGGCCGACGGTTCCGGCGACATCTATGCACGGTATGTTCCTTTTCGATCATCTTGACCGGAATCATGTTCGTTTAAGAACAATCTGAACCCGAAATTTTCGTTTGCAAAAACACGGGCAGTCCGCATAACCTCCCTGTATCAAACTATAAGAACTCTCCGCACCGGCGCCGCGCCGGGCTCTAGAGGGGAGGATTGGGGAGGATGGCTGACCATGTGCCGTGACGGGTGCGTCCCGGTTTTCCGCGTGTCCCAGGACCGGACCGGGCGTCGATGACCCTGGTGCTCGACCGGATTTCCCGCGTCGTCGGCGGTGAGACCCACCTGCAGGACATATCCCTGGCGCTGGAGCCGGCATCGCTCAACGTGCTGTTCGGGCCGACGCTCGCCGGCAAGACGTCGCTGATGCGCCTGATGGCCGGGCTTGACCGGCCGAGCGGCGGGCGCGTCGTCTGGCAGGGCAGGGACGTGACCGGCCAGTCCGTGCGGACCCGCGACGTGGCGATGGTCTACCAGCAGTTCGTCAACTACCCCTCCTTCACTGTCTACGACAACATCGCCTCCCCGCTGAAGCTGGCGGGCCTGCCCAAGGCCGAGGTCGACCGCAAGGTGCGCGAGGCGGCGGCCATCATGCATATCGACGGACTTCTGGGACGCCTGCCGGCCGAGCTGAGCGGCGGCCAGCAGCAGCGCACCGCGATCGCCCGCGCGCTGGTCAAGGAAGCCGGACTCCTGCTGCTGGACGAGCCGCTGGTCAACCTGGACTACAAGCTGCGGGAGGAGCTGCGCACCGAGATGCGCGAGATCTTCAGGCGGCACCGCTCCATCGTCGTCTATGCCACCACGGAGCCGCTGGAGGCGCTGATGCTCGGCGGCACCATCGCCGTGCTGCACGAGGGCCGGCTGATCCAGACCGGGCCGACAGTCGAGGTCTACCACAACCCGTCGTCGCTCCGGGTCGGGCAGGTGTTCAGCGATCCGCCGCTGAACCAGGTGGACGGCGTGGTCGACGGGACGGGCGTGCTGCTGGCCGACGGCATCCGGGTGCCGGCGGCGGGTCATCTGGCCGACCTGCCCCACGGCCGCTACCGGTTCGGCGTGCGGGCGAACCATCTCTCGGTGTTCCGGGAGCATGAGGACGATATCCCGGTCCCGGGCACGGTCGAACTGGCCGAGATCAGCGGGTCGGAGACCTTCATCCATGTCCGGGGCCGGGGGTTCGCCTGGGTCGTGCAGCAGGAGGGGGTCCACAGCCTGACGCTGGGCGAGCCGGTCACCGCCTGGATCAATGCCCGCCGGCTGTTCGCCTTCGGGGCCGACGGCCGGCTGGTCGCGGCGCCGCCGCGGCCCCGGCTGGGCATGGCGGCGGAATAGGGCGGAGGGGAAGACCCATGGCACGGATCGAACTGCGCGGCCTCGCCCACTCATACCGGCCCGACCCCGGGGGGGACGCCGACTATGCGCTGAAGCCGATGCAGCATGTCTGGGAGGACGGCGGCGCCTATGCGCTGCTGGGACCGAGCGGCTGCGGCAAGACCACCCTGCTGAACATCATCTCCGGCCTGCTGGTCCCGAGCGAGGGGCAGGTGCTGTTCGACGGCCGCGACGTGACCGCCCTGCCGCCGCAGGAGCGCAACATCGCCCAGGTGTTCCAGTTCCCGGTGATCTACGACACCATGACGGTGTTCGACAACCTGGCCTTTCCCCTGCGCAACCGAAAGGTCGCGGAGCGCGAGGTGCGCGCCCGGGTCGAGGAGGTCGCCGACATGCTGGAGCTGTCGGCCGACCTGGGCCGGCGGGCGCGCGGGCTGACCGCCGACCGGAAGCAGAAGATCTCGCTGGGCCGCGGTCTGGTCCGCAGCGACGTGGCGGCGATCCTGTTCGACGAGCCGCTGACCGTGATCGACCCGCAGCTGAAATGGCTGCTGCGCCGGAAGCTCAAGCAGATCCACGAGCGGTTCCGGCTGAGCCTGATCTATGTCACCCACGACCAGAACGAGGCGCTGACCTTCGCCGAGCAGGTCGCTGTGATGTATGACGGCCGGGTCATGCAACTGGGCACGCCGCAGCAACTGTTCGAGGTGCCGGCCCACACCTTCGTGGGATATTTCATCGGCAGCCCGGGCATGAACTTCCTGCCCTGCCGGTTCGAGGGCGGCGCCGCCGTCGTGGACGACGTAAGCATCCCGCTGGCCCGGTCGGTGATCGAGCACGCGCCGCACCGCGGCGTTCCGCTGGAGATCGGCATCCGGCCGGAGCACCTGCGGGTCGGCGCGTCCCCGGCGAACGGCGCCCTGCCGGTGGAGATCGCCCTGGTCGAGGACCTGGGCAACTTCAAGATCGTCACGGCGAGGCTGGGCCGCCATCAGGTCAAGGCCAAGCTGCACGAGGACGCCCCGGTCCCGGCCGAGCGCGGCTGGCTGACCTTCCCGCCCGACCGCACCCGGCTCTATGCCGACGGCCGGCTGGTCGCCTGACGGGAGAGAGGCCGCGATGGACAACCGCCCCCATGACAACAAGGCCTGGCTGCTGGTGCTGCCGGTCTTCCTGATCGTCGCGATCAGCGCGATCATCCCGCTGATGACCGTGGTGAACTATTCGGTCCAGGACATCCTGGGGCCGTTCCAGCGGGTCTTCGTCGGGACCGAATGGTTCGAGCAGGTGCTGAACGACGGGCGGCTGCACGGCGCCTTCCTGCGCCAGCTCGTCTTCTCCGGCTGCGTGCTGCTGATCCAGATCCCGCTGGGCATCGCGGTGGCCCTGACCCTGCCGGCCAGGGGCTGGCGGTCGTCCCTGTGCCTGGTGCTGGTGGCGCTGCCGCTGCTGATCCCCTGGAACGTGGTCGGCACGATCTGGCAGCTCTACGCCCGGCCGGACATCGGGCTGGCGGGCGTGGCGGTGAACGGCATCGGCATTCCCTACAACTATACCGCCGACGCGTTCGACGCCTGGCTGACCGTGCTGATCATGGACGTCTGGCACTGGACGCCCCTGGTGATCCTGCTGTGCTTCGCCGGCCTGCGGTCGATCCCGGAGGCCTTCTACCAGGCGGCCAGGATCGACGGCGCGTCCGCCTGGGCGGTGTTCCGCTACATCCAGCTGCCCAAGCTGCGGCGGGTGCTGACCATCGCGATCCTGCTGCGCTTCATGGACAGCTTCATGATCTATACCGAGCCCTTCGTGCTGACCGGGGGCGGCCCCGGCAACGCCACCACCTTCCTGAGCCAGTTCCTGGCGCAGATCGCGGTCGGGCAGTTCGACCTGGGGCCGGCGGCGGCCTTCTCGCTGATCTATTTCCTGGTGATCCTGCTGCTGTCCTGGATCTTCTACACCTACATCACCCACACCGACCGGGAGGATGCGCGATGAGCGCCCGGGGCAAGCATTCCGGTTCCGGCTTCAGGAAGCGCCATGTCGGGCTGATCGTGTATTTCGTCTTCCTGCTGCTGCCGATCTACTGGCTGCTCGCCATGTCGGTGAAGCCGAACCAGGAGATCCTGAGCGGGTTCAGCCTGTTCCCGCAGACGGTCACCTTCGCCAACTACGTCACGATCTTCACCGACCCGTCCTGGTACACGGGCTACATCAACTCGATCCAGTACGTGGCGCTGAACACGGTGATCTCGCTCGCCGTGGCGCTGCCGGCGGCCTACGCCTTCTCGCGCTACCGGTTCCTGGGCGACAAGCACATGTTCTTCTGGCTGCTGACCAACCGCATGGCGCCGCCGGCGGTGTTCCTGCTGCCGTTCTTCCAGCTCTACTCGACCTTCGGGCTGATCGACACCCACATCGCCGTGGCGCTGGCCCATTGCCTGTTCAACGTGCCGCTGGCGGTCTGGATCCTGGAAGGCTTCATGTCCGGCGTCCCGCGCGAGATCGACGAGACCGCCTATATCGACGGCTACGGATTCCCGCGGTTCTTCCTGACGATCTTCCTGCCGCTGATCCGCGCCGGGATCGGGGTGACGGCCTTCTTCTGCTTCATGTTCTCGTGGGTCGAGCTGCTGCTCGCCCGCACCCTGACCAGCGTGGACGCCAAGCCGATCGCCGCCACCATGACCCGCACGGTCAGCGCCGCCGGCATGGACTGGGGCCTGCTGGCGGCGGCCGGGGTGCTGACCATCGTGCCCGGCGCGCTGGTGATCTGGTTCGTCCGAAACTACATCGCCAAGGGCTTCGCCCTGGGCCGGGTCTGAGGAGCGGCCATGGACTTCGCGACGGAACTGGAATGGATGGCCTGGACCGGGCCGACCGCCGCCTTCTTCGCCGGCATCGCGCTGATCCTGGCGGGCATGACGGCGTGGCAGGCGGTGTCGCCCTCGGTCGAGCGGCGGGGCCTCCTGCCGATGCCGACGACGCGCGGCGACCGCCTGTTCATCGGCCTGCTGGGCAGCGCCTATATCCACCTCGCCTTCATCGGCTTCACCGACCTGAACCTGTGGATCGCGTTCGGCCTGTCGCTGCTGTGGATGGCGGTGGTCATGAGGTTCGGGTGAATGCCCGACCCCGGCGAGGTCCCCGGGAGCAGGGCCCGATCGTGACGACAACAACCAAGAACGGTTCGGAGGAAACGATGACGAAGACGGTGCGAAGAACCCTGATGGCCGGCACGGTGCTGGCGTCCGCCCTGGCCCTGACGGCCCTGCCGGCGCTGGCCCAGACCGCCGACCAGCTGAACGCGGCCCAGCGCTGGATCGACCAGGAGTTCCAGCCCTCCAGCCTCTCCAAGGAGGAGCAGCTGAAGGAGATGGAGTGGTTCATCAAGGCGGCCGAACCGTTCCGCGGGATGGAGAACTCGGTCGTGTCCGAGACCATCACGACCCATGAGTACGAGGCGAAGACCCTGGCCCGCGCCTTCAGCGAGATCACCGGGATCAAGCTGAAGCACGACCTGATCCAGGAAGGCGACGTCATCGAGAAGCTGCAGACCCAGATGCAGTCGGGGCGCAACGTGTATGACGCCTATGTCAACGACAGCGACCTGATCGGGACCCATTTCCGCTACGGTCAGGCGGTGGCGCTGAGCGACTGGATGGCGGGCGAGGGCAAGGACGTCACCCTGCCGACCCTGGACATCGACGACTTCATCGGCAAGAGCTTCACCACCGCCCCCGACGGCAAGCTGTACCAGCTGCCCGACCAGCAGTTCGCCAACCTCTACTGGTTCCGCGCGGACTGGTTCGCGCGGCCGGACCTGAAGGAGAAATTCAAGGCCAAGTACGGTTACGAGCTGGGCGTGCCGGTCAACTGGTCCGCCTACGAGGACATCGCCGACTTCTTCACCAACGACGTGAAGACCATCGACGGCGTCCGGGTCTACGGCCACATGGACTACGGCAAGAAGGACCCGTCGCTGGGCTGGCGCTTCACCGACGCGTGGCTGAGCATGGCGGGGGCCGGCGACAAGGGCATCCCCAACGGCGTTCCGGTGGACGAGTGGGGCATCCGGGTCGAGGGCTGCAACCCGGCGGGCTCCAGCGTGACCCGCGGCGGCGACACCAACGGGCCGGCCTCGGTCTACGCGCTGACCAAGTACATCGACTGGCTGAAGAAATACGCGCCCCCCGAGGCCGGCGGCATGACCTTCTCCGAGGCCGGGCCGGTCCCGGCGCAGGGCAACATCGCGCAGCAGATCTTCTGGTACACCGCCTTCACCGCCGACATGACCAAGCCGGGCCTGCCCGTGGTCAACGCCGACGGCACGCCCAAGTGGCGCATGGCACCGTCGCCCCACGGCTCCTATTGGGAAGAGGGGATGAAGCTGGGCTACCAGGACGCCGGCTCCTGGACGCTTCTGAAGAGCACCCCGGTCGACCGCCGCAAGGCGGCCTGGCTGTACGCCCAGTTCACCGTGGCGAAATCCACCTCCCTGAAGAAGACCATGGTCGGCCTGACCCCGATCCGCGAGTCGGACCTTCAGACCCAGGCGATGACCGACATGGCGCCCAAGCTGGGCGGGCTGGTCGAGTTCTACCGCAGCCCGGCGCGCGTGTCCTGGACTCCGACCGGCACCAACGTCCCTGACTATCCGAAGCTGGCGCAGCTGTGGTGGCAGAACGTCGCCGAGGCGGTGACGGGCGAGAAGACCCCGCAGCAGGCGATGGACAGCCTGGCGGAGGCCCAGGACGCCGTGCTGGCGCGGCTCGAGCGGGCCAACGTCCAGGGCGACTGCGGTCCGAAGCTGAACAAGGTCCAGGACGCCCAGTACTGGTTCGACCAGCCCGGCGCGCCGAAGCCGAAGCTGGCCGACGAGAAGCCCAAGGGCGAGACGGTCGCCTACGAGCAGCTGCTGGAGGCCTGGAAGCAGGGCAAGGTGCGGTAGGCGCCCGGCGGGGCTTCCGCCCGGCCTGACACCATGCCGCATGGCGTCGGGGGCGGGCATCGGGTCACGTGCCCGGTGCCCGCCTCCTGCCATGGTATTCGGCTTCCATGTCCGCTCCGCACGACGCGCTGTTCCGCGCCCTCCTGGACGATCCCCGCCGCGCGGGCATCCTGATCCGCGACTATCTTCCGGCCGACATCGTGAGCCGGCTGGCGGACGAGCCGCCGGTGCTGCTCGACGGCAGCTTCGTCGACCCGGAGCTGAACCCGACCCAGAGCGACCGGCTGTACGGGCTGGCGCTGCGCGACGCCGGGACCCTGCTGCTCCATGCCCTGGTCGAGCACAAGAGCTCGCCCTTCCCCTGGACGCCGGTCCAGGTGCTGGGATACCGGGTGGACATCTGGCGCCGCGTCGGCACGATCGGTCCCGACGGCAGGCTGCGGCTGCCGCCGATCATTACCTTGGTCTTCTATCACGGACGCCGGCCCTGGACGGTCCCGACCTCGATCATCGGCTGCGTGGACGCCGACGAGGACCTTCGCCAGCTCGCCGGCGACATGGGCTACCTGCTGTGCGACGTCGGGCCGGTTCCCGACTCGGAGCTGTCCTCGGACGCGGAGGTGCGGGCCGGGCTGCGGGCGTTGAAGCATGTCTCCCGCCCCGGCGACCCGGAACCCCTGCTGGCCGCGTTGCTTGCGGAACTGCGCGAGGGGACGGTCTTTGAAGAGCAGGTCATCCGCTATATGATCCGGGCGTTTCCAGCCATCACGGTCGAGCTTCTGACCAGGGTGGCGCGCAGGGTCAGGCCGGATCGGGAGGGGAACTTGATATCGCTCGCTGCGAAGGAATGGCTCAGCCAGGGCAGGACCGAGGGCATCGCCGAGGGGCTCGCGAAGGGCCGCGAGGAGGGGCTGCTCCAGGGAATGGCCAGGGGCAAGGCGGACGCCATCCTGTTCTATCTGGAGTCGCAGTTCGGGACGGTTCCTCCGGACCTTCAGGCCCGGGTGCGCCGGACCGCCCCGGAGGCGATGGATGCGCTCTTCCGCAAGGCGCTGGCCGTCACCTCCCTGGACGGCCTGTTCGGCGACGGCAAGCCCCGCAGGGTCTATCGCGGGACCCTGATGCGGCGGTCCGGCCTCCGCCCCCTAGCGGACCGCCCCGCTCCGCCCCAGGGCGAGGAGCAGTCCGCCGGCCACCAGGCCCCAGAAGGCGGAGCCGATCCCGAAGAAGCCGACGCCTGACGCCGTCGTGACGAAGGTCACGACCGCGGGCAGGCGCTCGTCGTCGCGGCCGAGGGCGCCGGCCAGGGCGCCCGCGAGGCTGGAGAGCAGGGCGAGTCCGGCGACAGCCTGGATCAGCAGAGGCGGGGAGGCGGCGATGAAGGACGCGGCGAAGCCGGCGAACAGGCCCAGCAGGACATAGGCGACACCGGCCGCGACGGGGGCGAGATAGCGGCGCGCCGGGTCGGGGTGGGCCTCCGGTCCGGCGCAGAGCGCCGCGGTGATGGCGGCGAGGTTGACCGCGTGGCCGCCGAACAGGGCCGAGGCCGCGCCGAACAGCCCGGTCGAGACGAACACCGGGGCAACCTCCGGCCGGTAGCCGTTGCCGCGCAGCACCGCGAGGCCCGGCACGTTCTGCGACGCCATGGTGACGATGAACAGGGGCACCGCGATGCTTACCACCGCCGGCAGGGTGAATTCCGGCATCACGAGAACCGGGTTCGGCCAGATGTCGGCCAGCGCCCCCTCGGGTATCGGGGTGGCGATCAGGATGATCAGGACGGCGACCAGCACGGCCAGCGGCACCGCGTAGAGCCGGGCGAAGCGCCAGCCCAGCGCCCAGGTGACGACGATCGGGAGCGCCAGTTCCGGCAGCGCGCCGACCGCCCGGACCGGCGCCAGGCAGAGGTCGAGCAGCACGCCGGCAAGCATGGCGCTGGCGAGGCCCATGGGGATCGCGACGACGGCGCGGCCGAACGGCCGCCACAGGCCGGCGATCACCACCAGGCCTCCCGCGACGATGAAGGCGCCGACCGCCGCGGGGAAGCCGCCTTCCGGCACGCCGGTCGCGATCAGCAGGGCGGCGCCCGGCGTCGACCACGCGATGCTGATCGGCTGCCGGGTCGCGATGCTGTGCGCGGCGCCCAGCAGCCCGGTCACGATGCACAGCGCCAGCAGGCCGGACGCGGCCTGGGCGGGGGAGGCGCCGACGGCGGAGAGGCCTTGGAGGACGATCGGGAAGGCGCTGCCGAACCCGACGAGGGCGGCCAGGAAGCCCGCGGTCATGGGCTGGAGCAGGGACCGGGGTGCGGTATCATTCCGCATGGCGGCTGTCCTCGTCTTTGGATCCGGGTTGGAAAAAGATCGGGACGAGCCTACATGAAAATTGGATCCAATCAACGTCTGGATATCGGATGAGCCAGAATCACCCTTCCGCCTCGGCCGGCCTGGCCGCGCTGATCGCCGAGGCGCCGCCGCGCCACCGCACCGCCACCGGGTTCGTCGAGGCGACGCTGCGCACGGCCATCCTGACCGGCAGGCTGGCGGGCGGCACCCCGCTGAGGCAGGAGGATCTCGCGGAGGCCTTCCAGGTCAGCCGGATGCCGGTGAGGGAGGCCCTGCGCCAGCTCGAAGCCCAGGCGCTGGTCGATTTCGTGCCCCACCGCGGCGCCGTAGTGACCGAGATCTCCGCCGCGGACGCGGCGGATACCTATGCGATCCGGCTGGCGCTGGAGCCGGCGGCGCTGGCGCTGTCGATCCCCAGGCTGGTGGAGGAGGATTTCGGCCGGGCCGCTGACCTGATCGGGGAGATGGACAGCGAGGCCGACCCGTCCCGCATGGGCGAACTGAACCGGCGCTTCCACATGTCGCTTTATGTCCGCGCCGGGCATCCCAAGCTGCTGGCGCTGGTCGAGGCCCAGCTCGCGTCGTTCGACCGGTACCTGCGTTTCCATCTCGCCGCCAAGGGACCGGAGCACATGTCCCAGGAGGACCACCGCCTCATGCTGGAGGCCGCGCGGGAGCGCGACGCGGCCCGTGCCACGGAGGTCCTGAGGCGGCATATCGGGACCGCGGCGGAGACGATCGCCCGGTTCTTCGCGGAACGCTGAGCTGGTTCCGGCGGCCCGCCCTATTCCGCGGCGGCCGGCGGGAGGCTGATGCGGACCGTGGTACCGGCACCCTGGATGCTGTCGAGGGTGAGCGATCCGCCGTGGAGGTCGATGAAGGAGCGGGCCAGCGGCAGACCCAGCCCGGTGCCTTCGAACCGGCGGTTGGTCGCGCAGTCGCCGCGGTGGAACGGTTCGAACACCCGGGTCAGTTCCGAGGCCGCGATCCCCAGCCCGGTGTCCGCGATCTCGATCCCGAGGCCGGTGTCGCCCGAGTCGAGCCGGGCCGCGTCCACCGTCAGCCGGATGCTGCCGCCCGGCGGCGTGAACTTGACCGCGTTGGACAGGATGTTGAGCAGCGCCTGCTTGATCAGCCGCTCGTCCGCCCACAGGCGGGGCAGCGGGTGCCGGGCGATCCGGGTCTCGAACGCGATGCCGGCCGCCGCGGCGCGCGGCTCGATCAGCCGGACCACGGACGACACCAGATGGTCCGCATCCACCCAGTCATGGGCGAGATGGATGCGGCCGGTCTCGACCTTGGCGACGTCCATGATGTCTGAGACGATCTGGAGCAGCAGCTTGCCGCTGTCATAGATATCGGAGGCGTAGCCGACATAGCGGGCGGAGCCGAGCGGGCCGAAGGTCTGGTTCTTCAGCAGTTCGGAAAAGCCGAGGATGGCGTTCAGCGGCGTCCGCAGCTCGTGGCTCATGGTCGCCAGGAACTCGGTCTTGGCGAGGTCGGCGAATTCGGCGCGGTCGGCCCGCTGCCGGGCTTCGCACAGCTCGACGCCGTGGGCCTCCGACGCGATGATCGATGCGACCGCCGAGCGGGCCTCTGCCAGCAGGCCGGGCGGCAGGGGCGATGCCGGGTCCTCGAATTCGAGGGCTCCGTCGGAGCCGGCGCGGACCGCGTTGCTGCCGGTGAGGTCCCGGAGGGCGGCGAACAGCGGGTTCAGGGCATCCTCCGCCGGCTCGCCGCGTAGGACCGCGCCCTGGGCGCGCATGATAGCGAGGAGGAGCGCCCTTTCCCTGTCGTGGAAGCCCGCACCGTCGGGCCCGGGATCCCGGCGGCCGGCGTCCTTCCGGTCCGCGGCGCGTTCGAG contains:
- a CDS encoding carbohydrate ABC transporter permease, which codes for MDNRPHDNKAWLLVLPVFLIVAISAIIPLMTVVNYSVQDILGPFQRVFVGTEWFEQVLNDGRLHGAFLRQLVFSGCVLLIQIPLGIAVALTLPARGWRSSLCLVLVALPLLIPWNVVGTIWQLYARPDIGLAGVAVNGIGIPYNYTADAFDAWLTVLIMDVWHWTPLVILLCFAGLRSIPEAFYQAARIDGASAWAVFRYIQLPKLRRVLTIAILLRFMDSFMIYTEPFVLTGGGPGNATTFLSQFLAQIAVGQFDLGPAAAFSLIYFLVILLLSWIFYTYITHTDREDAR
- a CDS encoding ABC transporter ATP-binding protein; translation: MTLVLDRISRVVGGETHLQDISLALEPASLNVLFGPTLAGKTSLMRLMAGLDRPSGGRVVWQGRDVTGQSVRTRDVAMVYQQFVNYPSFTVYDNIASPLKLAGLPKAEVDRKVREAAAIMHIDGLLGRLPAELSGGQQQRTAIARALVKEAGLLLLDEPLVNLDYKLREELRTEMREIFRRHRSIVVYATTEPLEALMLGGTIAVLHEGRLIQTGPTVEVYHNPSSLRVGQVFSDPPLNQVDGVVDGTGVLLADGIRVPAAGHLADLPHGRYRFGVRANHLSVFREHEDDIPVPGTVELAEISGSETFIHVRGRGFAWVVQQEGVHSLTLGEPVTAWINARRLFAFGADGRLVAAPPRPRLGMAAE
- a CDS encoding ABC transporter ATP-binding protein encodes the protein MARIELRGLAHSYRPDPGGDADYALKPMQHVWEDGGAYALLGPSGCGKTTLLNIISGLLVPSEGQVLFDGRDVTALPPQERNIAQVFQFPVIYDTMTVFDNLAFPLRNRKVAEREVRARVEEVADMLELSADLGRRARGLTADRKQKISLGRGLVRSDVAAILFDEPLTVIDPQLKWLLRRKLKQIHERFRLSLIYVTHDQNEALTFAEQVAVMYDGRVMQLGTPQQLFEVPAHTFVGYFIGSPGMNFLPCRFEGGAAVVDDVSIPLARSVIEHAPHRGVPLEIGIRPEHLRVGASPANGALPVEIALVEDLGNFKIVTARLGRHQVKAKLHEDAPVPAERGWLTFPPDRTRLYADGRLVA
- a CDS encoding benzoate/H(+) symporter BenE family transporter encodes the protein MRNDTAPRSLLQPMTAGFLAALVGFGSAFPIVLQGLSAVGASPAQAASGLLALCIVTGLLGAAHSIATRQPISIAWSTPGAALLIATGVPEGGFPAAVGAFIVAGGLVVIAGLWRPFGRAVVAIPMGLASAMLAGVLLDLCLAPVRAVGALPELALPIVVTWALGWRFARLYAVPLAVLVAVLIILIATPIPEGALADIWPNPVLVMPEFTLPAVVSIAVPLFIVTMASQNVPGLAVLRGNGYRPEVAPVFVSTGLFGAASALFGGHAVNLAAITAALCAGPEAHPDPARRYLAPVAAGVAYVLLGLFAGFAASFIAASPPLLIQAVAGLALLSSLAGALAGALGRDDERLPAVVTFVTTASGVGFFGIGSAFWGLVAGGLLLALGRSGAVR
- a CDS encoding carbohydrate ABC transporter permease — translated: MSARGKHSGSGFRKRHVGLIVYFVFLLLPIYWLLAMSVKPNQEILSGFSLFPQTVTFANYVTIFTDPSWYTGYINSIQYVALNTVISLAVALPAAYAFSRYRFLGDKHMFFWLLTNRMAPPAVFLLPFFQLYSTFGLIDTHIAVALAHCLFNVPLAVWILEGFMSGVPREIDETAYIDGYGFPRFFLTIFLPLIRAGIGVTAFFCFMFSWVELLLARTLTSVDAKPIAATMTRTVSAAGMDWGLLAAAGVLTIVPGALVIWFVRNYIAKGFALGRV
- a CDS encoding FkbM family methyltransferase, giving the protein MTLRPNSLLKAYGVVRSALIYRANPLRRRRSRAFYGRFLGPGDLAFDIGAHLGDRVRAWRDLGARVVAVEPQPHLATVLGRLHGRDPSVTLVRAALGAAPGSAELLINRRNPTLSTLSADWAAEVAASPRFPGERWEERVTVEVTTLDALIGLHGVPRFCKIDVEGFERAVLDGLSRPVECLSFEFIPETPDRALSCLERLADLGTHRYNVALGEERRLLFADWVDQAGIARWLESRRPADGSGDIYARYVPFRSS
- a CDS encoding DUF2160 domain-containing protein, giving the protein MDFATELEWMAWTGPTAAFFAGIALILAGMTAWQAVSPSVERRGLLPMPTTRGDRLFIGLLGSAYIHLAFIGFTDLNLWIAFGLSLLWMAVVMRFG
- a CDS encoding Rpn family recombination-promoting nuclease/putative transposase, translating into MSAPHDALFRALLDDPRRAGILIRDYLPADIVSRLADEPPVLLDGSFVDPELNPTQSDRLYGLALRDAGTLLLHALVEHKSSPFPWTPVQVLGYRVDIWRRVGTIGPDGRLRLPPIITLVFYHGRRPWTVPTSIIGCVDADEDLRQLAGDMGYLLCDVGPVPDSELSSDAEVRAGLRALKHVSRPGDPEPLLAALLAELREGTVFEEQVIRYMIRAFPAITVELLTRVARRVRPDREGNLISLAAKEWLSQGRTEGIAEGLAKGREEGLLQGMARGKADAILFYLESQFGTVPPDLQARVRRTAPEAMDALFRKALAVTSLDGLFGDGKPRRVYRGTLMRRSGLRPLADRPAPPQGEEQSAGHQAPEGGADPEEADA
- a CDS encoding ABC transporter substrate-binding protein, whose translation is MTKTVRRTLMAGTVLASALALTALPALAQTADQLNAAQRWIDQEFQPSSLSKEEQLKEMEWFIKAAEPFRGMENSVVSETITTHEYEAKTLARAFSEITGIKLKHDLIQEGDVIEKLQTQMQSGRNVYDAYVNDSDLIGTHFRYGQAVALSDWMAGEGKDVTLPTLDIDDFIGKSFTTAPDGKLYQLPDQQFANLYWFRADWFARPDLKEKFKAKYGYELGVPVNWSAYEDIADFFTNDVKTIDGVRVYGHMDYGKKDPSLGWRFTDAWLSMAGAGDKGIPNGVPVDEWGIRVEGCNPAGSSVTRGGDTNGPASVYALTKYIDWLKKYAPPEAGGMTFSEAGPVPAQGNIAQQIFWYTAFTADMTKPGLPVVNADGTPKWRMAPSPHGSYWEEGMKLGYQDAGSWTLLKSTPVDRRKAAWLYAQFTVAKSTSLKKTMVGLTPIRESDLQTQAMTDMAPKLGGLVEFYRSPARVSWTPTGTNVPDYPKLAQLWWQNVAEAVTGEKTPQQAMDSLAEAQDAVLARLERANVQGDCGPKLNKVQDAQYWFDQPGAPKPKLADEKPKGETVAYEQLLEAWKQGKVR